In the genome of Pseudomonas protegens, one region contains:
- a CDS encoding LysE family transporter has translation MEAETWITYLIACIFICISPGSGAVLAMSHGTLLGWRRTLFTIAGLEAGGAVILLLAGVGVGSVLLASGFWFGVIKVIGALYLIWLGLAQWRSAGTQSQAQAGHSSVPTTRLFMTGFATNVSNPKGIIFMVAILPQFINQALPLVPQLALMALTMTLVDMLVMTTYAYSANRLQQYLRSPSAQRIQSRFFGGVLMAMGAALLMVKNQAAD, from the coding sequence GTGGAAGCTGAAACATGGATCACTTACTTAATAGCCTGCATCTTCATCTGTATCTCTCCAGGCAGCGGTGCTGTTCTGGCGATGAGTCATGGCACTCTTCTTGGCTGGCGCCGGACCCTCTTCACCATTGCCGGCCTGGAAGCCGGTGGCGCGGTCATACTCTTGTTGGCAGGAGTAGGAGTGGGCTCTGTGTTACTGGCCTCCGGATTCTGGTTCGGCGTGATCAAAGTCATTGGCGCCCTCTACTTGATCTGGCTCGGACTCGCTCAATGGCGCAGCGCCGGGACTCAAAGCCAGGCTCAAGCTGGACACTCCAGCGTCCCGACCACCCGACTCTTCATGACCGGATTTGCAACTAACGTCTCCAATCCCAAAGGCATCATTTTCATGGTGGCCATCCTGCCCCAGTTCATAAACCAGGCACTGCCCTTAGTCCCTCAACTTGCACTCATGGCCTTGACCATGACCCTGGTGGACATGCTGGTGATGACAACCTACGCCTACAGCGCCAACCGACTGCAACAGTATCTGCGCAGCCCATCGGCCCAACGCATTCAGAGCCGATTCTTTGGCGGGGTACTGATGGCCATGGGTGCAGCCTTGCTCATGGTGAAGAACCAGGCCGCCGATTGA